A stretch of Pseudoprevotella muciniphila DNA encodes these proteins:
- a CDS encoding TFIIB-type zinc finger domain-containing protein: MKALQCEMCGSQDLVKNEGVFVCQSCGTKYSVEEAKKMMVEGTVDVKGTVKVDKSNEVEKLLKLAKTSVESLNGEEGYNYANRVLEIDPENSQAWYLRMKAVGQTAILKDLKVLEVVKAGTNAIKYSNNELSKDVYTYFLIKCLNDLKFLMKHISDTDAIKRLYEANIRVNAFKATEKTLAADKISNIIMEQASLVLHLRKIVPNKLVSENPDISKIVGEVAKQWVYYTNALNARFNVMGTKLNDATVEKYRKILAEIKQGLPEDAQDVISNEEISNPSSGPCYVATAVYGSYDCPQVWTLRRFRDYTLAESWLGSLFIKIYYSISPTLVHWFGNTSWFKTIWRSLLDKLVNTLNERGVENTPYQDRKF, translated from the coding sequence AGCCAAGATTTGGTAAAAAATGAAGGTGTTTTTGTATGCCAATCTTGTGGTACAAAGTATTCTGTAGAAGAAGCCAAGAAAATGATGGTCGAAGGTACTGTAGATGTTAAAGGTACGGTAAAGGTTGACAAATCCAATGAAGTTGAAAAACTTCTAAAGTTAGCTAAAACATCAGTTGAGAGTCTAAATGGAGAAGAAGGGTACAATTATGCAAATAGAGTTCTAGAGATTGATCCTGAGAATTCACAAGCTTGGTATCTTAGGATGAAAGCTGTTGGGCAAACGGCTATTCTAAAGGATTTAAAAGTTTTAGAAGTTGTAAAAGCTGGAACAAATGCAATAAAATACTCTAACAATGAATTAAGCAAAGATGTATACACATATTTTTTAATTAAATGTTTAAATGATTTAAAGTTTTTAATGAAGCATATTTCTGATACTGATGCCATTAAAAGACTTTATGAGGCAAATATTCGCGTAAACGCTTTTAAGGCTACTGAAAAGACTTTAGCAGCAGACAAAATATCAAATATAATCATGGAGCAAGCAAGCCTTGTCCTTCATCTCCGTAAAATTGTACCAAATAAATTAGTATCAGAAAATCCAGACATTTCAAAGATAGTAGGTGAAGTTGCAAAACAATGGGTATATTATACGAACGCATTAAATGCGCGTTTTAATGTTATGGGAACTAAACTTAATGATGCAACCGTTGAGAAATATAGAAAAATTCTTGCTGAAATTAAACAAGGACTCCCCGAAGATGCACAGGATGTTATATCTAATGAAGAAATATCTAATCCATCTTCTGGCCCTTGTTATGTCGCAACTGCAGTTTATGGATCTTATGATTGCCCACAAGTATGGACACTGCGCAGATTTAGAGATTATACTCTTGCTGAAAGTTGGCTTGGTTCGTTATTTATAAAAATTTATTATTCGATAAGTCCTACATTGGTTCATTGGTTTGGAAATACATCTTGGTTCAAGACCATTTGGCGTAGTCTTTTAGACAAACTAGTAAATACTTTAAATGAAAGAGGTGTAGAAAACACCCCGTATCAAGATAGGAAGTTCTAA